In Mastacembelus armatus chromosome 5, fMasArm1.2, whole genome shotgun sequence, a single genomic region encodes these proteins:
- the snrpc gene encoding U1 small nuclear ribonucleoprotein C isoform X1, whose protein sequence is MPKFYCDYCDTYLTHDSPSVRKTHCSGRKHKENVKDYYQKWMEEQAQSLIDKTTAAFQQGKIPPTPFPGGPPPGGPPRPGMLPTPPMGGPPMMPMMGPPPHGMMPGGPGGMRPPMGGPMQMMPGPPHMMRHPRPMMMPVRPGMTRPDR, encoded by the exons ATGCCTAA GTTTTACTGTGACTACTGTGACACTTACCTTACACATGACTCA CCATCGGTGAGGAAGACCCACTGCAGTGGCcgaaaacacaaagaaaatgtgaaagattaCTACCAGAAATGGATGGAGGAGCAGGCCCAGAGCCTTATTGATAAAACAA CGGCAGCATTTCAACAGGGAAAGATTCCTCCCACACCTTTCCCTGGCGGCCCTCCTCCAG GTGGTCCTCCTCGCCCAGGCATGCTACCAACACCGCCTATGGGAGGCCCACCTATGATGCCCATGATGGGGCCTCCACCACACGGGATGATGCCTGGTGGACCTG GAGGCATGAGGCCACCGATGGGAGGGCCCATGCAGATGATGCCAGGACCACCACACATGATGCGTCACCCTCGACCGATGATGATGCCAGTCAGGCCCGGCATGACGCGACCGGACAGATAA
- the snrpc gene encoding U1 small nuclear ribonucleoprotein C isoform X2, whose product MPKFYCDYCDTYLTHDSPSVRKTHCSGRKHKENVKDYYQKWMEEQAQSLIDKTTAAFQQGKIPPTPFPGGPPPGMLPTPPMGGPPMMPMMGPPPHGMMPGGPGGMRPPMGGPMQMMPGPPHMMRHPRPMMMPVRPGMTRPDR is encoded by the exons ATGCCTAA GTTTTACTGTGACTACTGTGACACTTACCTTACACATGACTCA CCATCGGTGAGGAAGACCCACTGCAGTGGCcgaaaacacaaagaaaatgtgaaagattaCTACCAGAAATGGATGGAGGAGCAGGCCCAGAGCCTTATTGATAAAACAA CGGCAGCATTTCAACAGGGAAAGATTCCTCCCACACCTTTCCCTGGCGGCCCTCCTCCAG GCATGCTACCAACACCGCCTATGGGAGGCCCACCTATGATGCCCATGATGGGGCCTCCACCACACGGGATGATGCCTGGTGGACCTG GAGGCATGAGGCCACCGATGGGAGGGCCCATGCAGATGATGCCAGGACCACCACACATGATGCGTCACCCTCGACCGATGATGATGCCAGTCAGGCCCGGCATGACGCGACCGGACAGATAA